In Amaranthus tricolor cultivar Red isolate AtriRed21 chromosome 5, ASM2621246v1, whole genome shotgun sequence, a genomic segment contains:
- the LOC130812580 gene encoding zinc finger BED domain-containing protein RICESLEEPER 2-like isoform X2 yields the protein MANADGGSNNPFEEPFEQYESNGEFKGAEVAYESDNTKYQTKPISVKSKRLTSEAWLYFDIVQMNGIQMAKCRNCKKTLSYKGNSGTSHLLKHCKRTCPSRHLNLAASESQLKLKTQVDGSTSHLKHSKKTRTHTHLNLAASQSLLKIKSDVDGSNALVLEEKPKKVIFDQEFSEKELVKMVVIHEYPLSIVDHIGFRSFVKSLNDNFKMISRNTLRSDVLKLYNAQRSSLKVLLERNEGRVAITIEMWTNSDQNKGYMAVTSHFIDEQWILRNRTLRFCYVPRLHAKGVLAKILLNCLSQYTLENKISSMVVDNSLTSDAMMNVLVDNLEGNCLVLGGAFLHMRCSAHILSMIVKDGLEVIDHAIGKIRECVEFWMSTPNRIEKFEKACRLLNVTKSRRMCLDCTSSWDSTYLMIESSLPFKDVFYKLKCLYKRLNFDVPSDDDWAMATIVCQKLETFYKAFKVFSARNHPTSNLYFRNVCEIKLALSRWMQNDNIEVVRDMAKSMLEKFDKYWNHVNELLAIAGILDPRNKMDCVVHYFKKLYGDSADGELARVRNTLDNLFIEYQRKSNLVNGKLPSKRGFEDNIDEDEFARAKRQKYGFVSVVEEYSDEDDFARTKRQNIRLVPVKSEVDQYLESATLPEDNEFDILAWWKNNQNYPTLRRIAKDILAIPVASVNLKNAFSMNGRVVSAHRSRLHSETLEALMCLQHWMVDDVKGTFEGTLAYSTINEDCDDVEVADILDVDIDDISVEQ from the exons ATGGCTAATGCTGATGGTGGTTCTAATAACCCTTTTGAAGAACCATTTGAGCAATATGAATCAAATGGAGAGTTCAAAGGCGCTGAAGTTGCGTATGAATCAGATAATACCAAGTACCAAACCAAGCCAATTAGTGTTAAAAGCAAGAGACTTACTTCAGAAGCATGGTTGTATTTTGACATTGTTCAAATGAATGGTATACAAATGGCAAAATGTAGGAATTGTAAGAAAACACTTTCATATAAAGGGAATAGTGGAACTTCACACCTTCTTAAACATTGCAAAAGAACATGTCCAAGTAGACATTTGAACCTTGCGGCTAGCGAGTcacaattgaaattaaaaactcAAGTTGATGGATCCACTTCACACCTTAAACATTCCAAAAAAACACGTACACATACACATTTGAACCTTGCGGCTAGTCAATcactattgaaaataaaaagtgaTGTTGATGGATCTAATGCTTTGGTACTTGAGGAAAAGCCAAAGAAAGTGATTTTTGATCAAGAATTTTCAGAGAAAGAGTTAGTTAAAATGGTGGTGATTCATGAGTATCCTTTGTCAATTGTGGATCACATTGGTTTTAGAAGTTTTGTTAAGAGTTTAAATGATAACTTCAAGATGATTTCAAGGAACACATTGAGGAGTGATGTGTTGAAATTGTACAACGCACAGAGGAGTTCTCTCAAAGTTTTGCTAGAGCGTAATGAGGGTAGAGTGGCTATAACAATTGAAATGTGGACCAATTCTGACCAAAATAAGGGGTATATGGCTGTAACGTCGCATTTCATTGATGAACAGTGGATTTTACGTAATAGAACATTAAG GTTTTGTTATGTGCCACGTCTACATGCCAAAGGGGTTCTTGCAAAGATACTATTGAATTGTTTATCTCAATACACgttggaaaataaaatatctTCAATGGTTGTTGATAATTCTTTGACTAGTGATGCAATGATGAATGTCTTAGTGGATAATTTGGAAGGTAATTGTTTAGTGTTAGGTGGAGCTTTTTTGCATATGAGGTGTAGTGCTCATATTTTGAGCATGATTGTGAAAGATGGTTTGGAAGTAATTGATCACGCAATTGGAAAAATTCGAGAGTGTGTTGAATTTTGGATGTCTACTCCtaatagaattgaaaaatttgaaaaagctTGTCGCCTTTTGAATGTGACTAAATCTAGAAGGATGTGTCTTGATTGTACAAGTAGTTGGGACTCCACTTACTTGATGATTGAATCTAGTTTGCCTTTTAAGGATGTTTTTTAtaagttgaaatgtttatataAAAGGCTGAATTTTGACGTTCCTAGTGATGATGATTGGGCTATGGCTACTATTGTTTGTCAAAAGTTGGAAACTTTTTACAAGGCGTTTAAGGTTTTTTCTGCTAGAAACCATCCAActtcaaatttgtattttcGAAATGTTTGTGAGATTAAACTTGCTTTGAGCCGTTGGATGCAAAATGACAATATTGAGGTTGTGAGGGACATGGCCAAGAGTATGCTTGAAAAGTTTGACAAATATTGGAATCATGTCAATGAACTTTTGGCCATCGCGGGCATTTTAGATCCAAGAAACAAGATGGATTGTGTGGTTcattattttaagaaattgtATGGAGATAGCGCCGATGGTGAATTGGCAAGAGTAAGGAATACTCTTGATAATCTTTTCATTGAGTACCAACGTAAAAGTAATTTGGTGAATGGGAAATTACCATCAAAAAGAGGGTTTGAGGATAATATTGATGAGGATGAATTTGCTAGAGCAAAGAGGCAAAAATATGGATTTGTCTCGGTGGTTGAGGAGTATAGTGATGAGGATGATTTTGCTAGAACAAAGAGGCAAAATATTAGACTTGTGCCCGTGAAAAGTGAGGTTGATCAATACTTGGAAAGTGCTACTTTACCGGAGGATAATGAATTTGATATTCTTGCATGGTGGAAGAACAACCAAAACTACCCAACTTTGCGAAGAATTGCCAAGGACATCCTTGCAATTCCAGTTGCATCGGTTAATTTGAAAAATGCATTTAGCATGAATGGACGTGTAGTTAGCGCTCATCGTTCTAGACTTCATTCTGAAACTTTGGAGGCTTTAATGTGCTTGCAGCATTGGATGGTTGATGATGTTAAAG GAACTTTTGAAGGTACTCTTGCTTATTCAACTATCAATGAAGATTGTGATGATGTGGAAGTGGCGGATATTCTTGATGTG GATATAGACGATATTAGTGTGGAGCAGTGA
- the LOC130812578 gene encoding uncharacterized protein At2g27730, mitochondrial — protein MAGRSAARCILRRFSSGGKVLSEEEKAAENVYIKKMEKEKLEKLARQGLKPETQASGSASGAPVTEGVKPNEAPKVSEDKYKNYAIVAGTITGLAAVGWWYKTRSKKTEEVHD, from the exons ATGGCGGGAAGGTCTGCAGCAAGATGCATTTTGAGGAGGTTTTCAAGCGGTGGCAAGGTTCTCAGTGAGGAGGAAAAAGCTGCAGAGAATGTCTACATCAAA AAAATGGAGAAAGAGAAGCTGGAGAAGCTTGCACGTCAG GGTCTTAAACCAGAGACACAGGCAAGTGGCTCAGCCTCAGGGGCTCCAGTAACTGAAGGTGTTAAGCCAAATGAAGCTCCCAAAGTTTCAGAAGACAAATACAAGAATTACGCTATCGTTGCTGGAACAATCACTGGTTTAGCTGCTGTAGGGTGGTGGTATAAAACAAGATCAAAGAAGACTGAAGAAGTACATGACTGA
- the LOC130813543 gene encoding uncharacterized protein LOC130813543 produces MLFADDIVLAVETKEEANSKLEEWREALEGSVIQSNVEIDEDVSNRIQAGWLKWRAATGVFIDKKFPSRLKGKFYRVAIRLTLLYGTECWPVKKEFREKVGVAPLSAKMRENKLRWFGHVQRKTHDACIRVKGKRIRERPWRT; encoded by the exons ATGCTTTTCGCTGACGACATTGTTTTGGCCGTAGAAACTAAGGAGGAGGCTAACagtaaattggaagagtggaggGAAGCCTTGGAGG GATCAGTGATTCAGAGTAATGTGGAGATTGATGAAGACGTTTCTAATCGTATACAGGCAGGatggcttaagtggcgagcagcgACTGGGGtgtttattgataaaaaattcCCTAGTAGACTAAAGGGTAAATTTTATCGTGTTGCAATTAGATTGACATTGTTGTACGGGACagaatgttggcccgtaaagaag GAGTTCAGGGAGAAGGTAGGGGTTGCACCTCTCTCTGCAAAGATGCGGGAGAATaagttgagatggtttgggcatgtgcagagaaagacccaTGACGCATGCATCAGAGTGAAGGGAAAAAGAATCCGAGAAAGACCTTGGAGAACGTAG
- the LOC130812580 gene encoding zinc finger BED domain-containing protein RICESLEEPER 2-like isoform X1, with translation MAPKKDTPVKSSGGNQNKKKWNKGKQKEKLNSMVLFDQSSYEKLLSEMPIAKLVPPSTLSERLRIFDEQTMANADGGSNNPFEEPFEQYESNGEFKGAEVAYESDNTKYQTKPISVKSKRLTSEAWLYFDIVQMNGIQMAKCRNCKKTLSYKGNSGTSHLLKHCKRTCPSRHLNLAASESQLKLKTQVDGSTSHLKHSKKTRTHTHLNLAASQSLLKIKSDVDGSNALVLEEKPKKVIFDQEFSEKELVKMVVIHEYPLSIVDHIGFRSFVKSLNDNFKMISRNTLRSDVLKLYNAQRSSLKVLLERNEGRVAITIEMWTNSDQNKGYMAVTSHFIDEQWILRNRTLRFCYVPRLHAKGVLAKILLNCLSQYTLENKISSMVVDNSLTSDAMMNVLVDNLEGNCLVLGGAFLHMRCSAHILSMIVKDGLEVIDHAIGKIRECVEFWMSTPNRIEKFEKACRLLNVTKSRRMCLDCTSSWDSTYLMIESSLPFKDVFYKLKCLYKRLNFDVPSDDDWAMATIVCQKLETFYKAFKVFSARNHPTSNLYFRNVCEIKLALSRWMQNDNIEVVRDMAKSMLEKFDKYWNHVNELLAIAGILDPRNKMDCVVHYFKKLYGDSADGELARVRNTLDNLFIEYQRKSNLVNGKLPSKRGFEDNIDEDEFARAKRQKYGFVSVVEEYSDEDDFARTKRQNIRLVPVKSEVDQYLESATLPEDNEFDILAWWKNNQNYPTLRRIAKDILAIPVASVNLKNAFSMNGRVVSAHRSRLHSETLEALMCLQHWMVDDVKGTFEGTLAYSTINEDCDDVEVADILDVDIDDISVEQ, from the exons ATG GCTCCAAAGAAGGATACGCCTGTGAAATCCAGTGGTGGCAATCAAAACAAGAAG AAATGGAATAAGGGGAAACAAAAGGAGAAGTTGAACAGTATGGTATTGTTCGATCAATCTTCATACGAAAAGCTATTGTCGGAAATGCCTATAGCTAAACTCGTCCCTCCTTCAACTCTATCTGAACGACTCAGG ATTTTTGATGAACAAACAATGGCTAATGCTGATGGTGGTTCTAATAACCCTTTTGAAGAACCATTTGAGCAATATGAATCAAATGGAGAGTTCAAAGGCGCTGAAGTTGCGTATGAATCAGATAATACCAAGTACCAAACCAAGCCAATTAGTGTTAAAAGCAAGAGACTTACTTCAGAAGCATGGTTGTATTTTGACATTGTTCAAATGAATGGTATACAAATGGCAAAATGTAGGAATTGTAAGAAAACACTTTCATATAAAGGGAATAGTGGAACTTCACACCTTCTTAAACATTGCAAAAGAACATGTCCAAGTAGACATTTGAACCTTGCGGCTAGCGAGTcacaattgaaattaaaaactcAAGTTGATGGATCCACTTCACACCTTAAACATTCCAAAAAAACACGTACACATACACATTTGAACCTTGCGGCTAGTCAATcactattgaaaataaaaagtgaTGTTGATGGATCTAATGCTTTGGTACTTGAGGAAAAGCCAAAGAAAGTGATTTTTGATCAAGAATTTTCAGAGAAAGAGTTAGTTAAAATGGTGGTGATTCATGAGTATCCTTTGTCAATTGTGGATCACATTGGTTTTAGAAGTTTTGTTAAGAGTTTAAATGATAACTTCAAGATGATTTCAAGGAACACATTGAGGAGTGATGTGTTGAAATTGTACAACGCACAGAGGAGTTCTCTCAAAGTTTTGCTAGAGCGTAATGAGGGTAGAGTGGCTATAACAATTGAAATGTGGACCAATTCTGACCAAAATAAGGGGTATATGGCTGTAACGTCGCATTTCATTGATGAACAGTGGATTTTACGTAATAGAACATTAAG GTTTTGTTATGTGCCACGTCTACATGCCAAAGGGGTTCTTGCAAAGATACTATTGAATTGTTTATCTCAATACACgttggaaaataaaatatctTCAATGGTTGTTGATAATTCTTTGACTAGTGATGCAATGATGAATGTCTTAGTGGATAATTTGGAAGGTAATTGTTTAGTGTTAGGTGGAGCTTTTTTGCATATGAGGTGTAGTGCTCATATTTTGAGCATGATTGTGAAAGATGGTTTGGAAGTAATTGATCACGCAATTGGAAAAATTCGAGAGTGTGTTGAATTTTGGATGTCTACTCCtaatagaattgaaaaatttgaaaaagctTGTCGCCTTTTGAATGTGACTAAATCTAGAAGGATGTGTCTTGATTGTACAAGTAGTTGGGACTCCACTTACTTGATGATTGAATCTAGTTTGCCTTTTAAGGATGTTTTTTAtaagttgaaatgtttatataAAAGGCTGAATTTTGACGTTCCTAGTGATGATGATTGGGCTATGGCTACTATTGTTTGTCAAAAGTTGGAAACTTTTTACAAGGCGTTTAAGGTTTTTTCTGCTAGAAACCATCCAActtcaaatttgtattttcGAAATGTTTGTGAGATTAAACTTGCTTTGAGCCGTTGGATGCAAAATGACAATATTGAGGTTGTGAGGGACATGGCCAAGAGTATGCTTGAAAAGTTTGACAAATATTGGAATCATGTCAATGAACTTTTGGCCATCGCGGGCATTTTAGATCCAAGAAACAAGATGGATTGTGTGGTTcattattttaagaaattgtATGGAGATAGCGCCGATGGTGAATTGGCAAGAGTAAGGAATACTCTTGATAATCTTTTCATTGAGTACCAACGTAAAAGTAATTTGGTGAATGGGAAATTACCATCAAAAAGAGGGTTTGAGGATAATATTGATGAGGATGAATTTGCTAGAGCAAAGAGGCAAAAATATGGATTTGTCTCGGTGGTTGAGGAGTATAGTGATGAGGATGATTTTGCTAGAACAAAGAGGCAAAATATTAGACTTGTGCCCGTGAAAAGTGAGGTTGATCAATACTTGGAAAGTGCTACTTTACCGGAGGATAATGAATTTGATATTCTTGCATGGTGGAAGAACAACCAAAACTACCCAACTTTGCGAAGAATTGCCAAGGACATCCTTGCAATTCCAGTTGCATCGGTTAATTTGAAAAATGCATTTAGCATGAATGGACGTGTAGTTAGCGCTCATCGTTCTAGACTTCATTCTGAAACTTTGGAGGCTTTAATGTGCTTGCAGCATTGGATGGTTGATGATGTTAAAG GAACTTTTGAAGGTACTCTTGCTTATTCAACTATCAATGAAGATTGTGATGATGTGGAAGTGGCGGATATTCTTGATGTG GATATAGACGATATTAGTGTGGAGCAGTGA
- the LOC130813542 gene encoding uncharacterized protein LOC130813542, which produces MPTQHRLLVLVFRMRRKIVETKLKRKETIMWSRLKGEKVATLSSKIKTSGYPIISDDANQMWETMAETIRKMAKNTLGVSIGKPRVYKESWWWHEEVQKKVKDKNKKFKELMACTKEEDRIQKKERYKEAKREAQKAVAEAKSVALKPFIKSSISKRERNIFLSWLKLDGLTKESRQTSGIERTQVYGSISDITTAEVRKALKKMGGFKTVGPDNIPIEVWRGLGEEGIHWLTKLFNDILRSSKMPEEWRVSTIIPLFKNKGDAQNEGTIGVLNF; this is translated from the exons ATGCCCACCCAACATAGGTTACTAGTACTAGTATTTCGTATGAGGAGAAAGATTGTCGAGACGAAGTTAAAACGCAAGGAAACAATCATGTGGAGTAGACTTAAAGGGGAGAAGGTCGCAACCTTGTCAAGCAAGATCAAGACATCGGGTTACCCCATTATATCAGACGATGCAAATCAAATGTGGGAGACTATGGCGGAAACCATTCGTAAGATGGCAAAGAATACGTTAGGGGTGTCGATAGGGAAACCAAGGGTGTACAAAGAGTCGTGGTGGTGGCACGAAGAGGTGCAAAAGAAGGTAAaggacaaaaacaaaaaattcaagGAGCTTATGGCTTGTACGAAGGAGGAAGATAGGATACAAAAGAAAGAGAGGTATAAAGAAGCAAAACGAGAGGCACAGAAAGCAGTAGCAGAGGCAAAGAGTGTTGCTTTGAAGCCTTTTATCAAAAGCTCAATATCAAAGAGGGagagaaatatatttttaagttggctAAAGCTAGAT GGTCTAACAAAGGAAAGTCGACAAACTTCGGGCATCGAAAGAACACAGGTTTATGGGTCGATTAGTGATATAACCACGGCGGAAGTAAGAaaagctctcaaaaagatgggggGATTTAAGACAGTTGGACCCGATAACATtccgattgaggtgtggaggggtttaggagaagaagGCATTCATTGGCTTACTAAACTCTTTAATGACATCTTGAGATCTAGTAAGATGCCGGAAGAATGGAGGGTTAGCACAATTATCCCACTGTTTAAGAACAAGGGCGATGCACAGAATGAGGGAACTATAGGGGTAttaaacttctaa